In one window of Halomarina pelagica DNA:
- a CDS encoding long-chain-fatty-acid--CoA ligase, producing the protein MSTTIADTLERSAAKYPSKDAVVYPRRGQRFTYAEFDERANRLANALADLGVEKGDRVSTVLFNGSELVLTVYACAKLGAVFNPLNYRLPAGEIEFILNDAGSSLVVFEAGTREAVAGARPDLETVEEYLYVDGPAAPTAEGSDAPDGETPDFARDFYEVLAGGDAARPDADVAEDDVYAFIYTSGTTGRPKGVVHEHRDMVEHSLVCIAESGIDRNAVGLSVLPLYHCAELHANLFPRVHVGATSVVHHEFDPAAVLRAIEEHRVTQLFAAPTAWNALLQVAPEVDADVSSLEIGFYGASPMPRRVLEGCMEEFCEDYLQAYGMTEIGPCGTFQHPDEQLPKLGSAGLPALNHDLRIVTPDGDPGDEVEAGAVGEILFSGPCTMREYWKRPDATARSLREADGKTWYYTGDLGYRDEDGYLYVVDRKDDMIISGGENVYPTEVEDALFSHPDVVEAAVVGEPDDEWGERVVAFVVGDTTAEALDSHLLGSDDVADFKRPRRYYFVDELPKNPSGKVQKFKLRDEETGEEGQPV; encoded by the coding sequence ATGTCTACCACGATAGCTGACACCCTCGAACGGTCGGCGGCCAAGTACCCGTCGAAGGACGCCGTCGTCTACCCGCGGCGGGGCCAGCGCTTCACGTACGCCGAGTTCGACGAGCGGGCGAACCGCCTGGCGAACGCCCTCGCCGACCTCGGCGTCGAGAAGGGCGATCGGGTCTCGACAGTGCTGTTCAACGGGAGCGAACTCGTCCTGACGGTCTACGCCTGCGCGAAGCTCGGGGCGGTGTTCAACCCGCTCAACTACCGCCTCCCCGCGGGCGAGATCGAGTTCATCCTGAACGACGCCGGGTCGAGCCTCGTCGTCTTCGAGGCGGGCACCCGCGAGGCCGTCGCGGGAGCGCGTCCGGACCTGGAGACGGTCGAGGAGTACCTCTACGTCGACGGCCCGGCGGCCCCGACGGCCGAGGGGTCGGACGCTCCCGACGGCGAGACGCCCGACTTCGCCCGCGACTTCTACGAGGTGCTCGCGGGCGGCGACGCCGCCCGGCCGGACGCGGACGTGGCCGAAGACGACGTCTACGCCTTCATCTACACCTCGGGGACGACGGGCCGGCCGAAGGGCGTGGTCCACGAGCACCGCGACATGGTCGAGCACAGCCTCGTCTGCATCGCCGAGAGCGGCATCGACAGGAACGCCGTCGGGCTGTCGGTCCTCCCGCTCTATCACTGCGCGGAACTCCACGCCAACCTGTTCCCGCGCGTCCACGTCGGCGCGACCTCCGTCGTCCACCACGAGTTCGACCCCGCGGCGGTCCTGCGGGCGATCGAGGAACACCGCGTCACCCAGCTGTTCGCCGCGCCGACGGCCTGGAACGCGCTCCTGCAGGTCGCCCCCGAGGTGGACGCGGACGTCTCCTCGCTCGAGATCGGCTTCTACGGCGCGTCGCCGATGCCCCGCCGCGTGCTCGAGGGGTGTATGGAGGAGTTCTGCGAGGACTACCTGCAGGCCTACGGGATGACCGAGATCGGCCCCTGTGGGACGTTCCAGCACCCCGACGAGCAGCTCCCGAAACTCGGCTCGGCGGGCCTGCCCGCGCTCAACCACGACCTGCGGATCGTCACGCCGGACGGCGATCCGGGCGACGAGGTCGAGGCGGGAGCGGTCGGCGAGATCCTCTTCTCGGGGCCGTGCACCATGCGCGAGTACTGGAAGCGCCCGGACGCCACCGCCCGATCGCTGCGCGAGGCAGACGGGAAGACGTGGTACTACACCGGCGACCTGGGCTACCGCGACGAGGACGGGTACCTCTACGTGGTCGACCGCAAGGACGACATGATCATCTCCGGCGGCGAGAACGTCTACCCGACGGAGGTCGAGGACGCGCTGTTCTCGCACCCGGACGTCGTCGAGGCGGCGGTCGTCGGCGAACCGGACGACGAGTGGGGCGAGCGCGTCGTCGCCTTCGTAGTGGGCGATACGACGGCGGAGGCGCTCGATTCGCACCTGCTCGGGAGCGACGACGTGGCGGACTTCAAGCGCCCGCGGCGGTACTACTTCGTGGACGAACTCCCGAAGAACCCGAGCGGGAAGGTTCAGAAGTTCAAGCTCCGCGACGAGGAAACGGGGGAGGAAGGACAGCCCGTCTGA
- a CDS encoding DNA-directed RNA polymerase subunit L yields MELRVIENEPTELAIEIAGEDHTFMNVLKGALLETEGVAAATYDVNPEQSGGQTDPILTVKTEGGVDPLDALEAAAQNVKDKSTAFREAFESAA; encoded by the coding sequence ATGGAACTCCGGGTCATCGAGAACGAACCGACCGAACTCGCGATCGAGATCGCCGGCGAGGACCACACGTTCATGAACGTACTGAAGGGGGCGCTCCTGGAGACGGAGGGCGTCGCCGCCGCGACCTACGACGTGAACCCCGAGCAGTCGGGGGGGCAGACCGACCCCATCCTCACCGTCAAGACCGAGGGGGGCGTCGACCCGCTCGACGCGCTCGAGGCCGCCGCGCAGAACGTGAAGGACAAGTCGACCGCCTTCCGCGAGGCCTTCGAGTCGGCGGCCTGA
- a CDS encoding SLC13 family permease — MLAVRRVRGYPLDRPTTAAGGAVLVLAIGAISTERALAAVDAGTLLLLFGMMVHVEALALSGFYGWCAARLVALAGTVRRLTLGTLVLASVLSAIALNDAVVLLLTPILLRALAETDTEVDVVPTLLAVVLGANVGSVATPLGNPQNAYVLSRSGLSAAEFIAALAPVAAVALVVAALALVPFTPRGLTLAPVDAPAFDRTGAAASLCFLGATLTVLVVRPDLDPGAVAASLGVAHVAWLQATRQIPGDVVLDGIDWGLLVLFTGMFVLVGALEGTVVTDALARVGGGFELAAATFVLSNLVSNVPAVVLLSTAVSTPDGWLVLAAVSTLAGNATPIASAATLIVLEQASGADVEIPVLRVVLVGTPVALATTLVAVLMLSP, encoded by the coding sequence CTGCTCGCGGTTCGCCGCGTGCGCGGCTACCCGCTCGACAGGCCGACGACCGCCGCCGGCGGTGCGGTCCTCGTCCTCGCGATCGGGGCGATCTCGACCGAACGGGCGCTCGCCGCCGTCGACGCGGGGACGCTCCTCCTGCTGTTCGGCATGATGGTCCACGTCGAGGCGCTCGCGCTGAGCGGGTTCTACGGCTGGTGCGCCGCCCGCCTCGTCGCGCTCGCCGGGACGGTCCGCCGGCTGACGCTCGGGACGCTCGTCCTCGCCTCGGTGCTGAGCGCGATCGCGCTCAACGACGCCGTCGTGCTGCTGCTCACGCCCATCCTGCTCCGGGCGCTCGCGGAGACGGACACCGAGGTGGACGTCGTCCCGACGCTCCTCGCGGTCGTCCTCGGCGCGAACGTCGGCAGCGTCGCCACGCCCCTCGGCAACCCGCAGAACGCGTACGTCCTCTCGCGGAGCGGACTCTCGGCCGCGGAGTTCATCGCCGCGCTCGCGCCCGTCGCCGCCGTCGCGCTCGTCGTCGCCGCGCTCGCGCTGGTGCCGTTCACGCCGCGCGGTCTGACGCTCGCCCCGGTCGACGCGCCCGCGTTCGACCGGACCGGGGCGGCGGCGAGCCTCTGTTTTCTCGGAGCGACCCTCACCGTTCTCGTCGTCCGTCCCGACCTCGACCCCGGCGCGGTGGCGGCCTCGCTCGGCGTCGCGCACGTCGCCTGGCTCCAGGCGACCCGACAGATACCGGGCGACGTCGTGCTCGACGGGATCGACTGGGGGTTGCTCGTGCTGTTCACCGGGATGTTCGTCCTCGTCGGCGCGCTGGAGGGGACCGTCGTCACCGACGCCCTCGCCCGCGTCGGCGGCGGGTTCGAACTCGCCGCGGCCACCTTCGTCCTCTCGAACCTCGTGAGCAACGTCCCCGCCGTCGTCCTGCTCTCGACGGCCGTCTCGACGCCGGACGGCTGGCTCGTCCTCGCCGCCGTGAGCACGCTCGCGGGGAACGCGACGCCGATCGCGAGCGCCGCGACGCTCATCGTGCTCGAACAGGCAAGCGGCGCTGACGTGGAGATCCCCGTCCTCCGGGTCGTCCTCGTGGGGACGCCGGTCGCGCTCGCGACCACGCTCGTCGCCGTCCTCATGCTCTCGCCGTGA
- a CDS encoding AI-2E family transporter — protein MLSRTDFDVDTRTAVLWALGAAITAAVAYAVFQFFGSLVFALFAYYASRPIYRRLAARTDHPDLAVTATVLLFTLPVLAVAGYGLLVAVQELDRALLAAGLDRYRSLLQPYLHVVRQRDLQAIVAMLQRPERTLGPLAQRVLRRGFGFVVTVAGTVLAVLGRLFLALVYLFYLLRDDGRIADWFRRIADHDPDLLTFAEGVDDKLGTLFFGNLLTIVTTGAIAAVTYLLIDRFVPAGGIAYPVLLGALIGIGTLVPAVGIKIVYLPYTALLLFDALAGETPLWFPALFFVVSLIVVDTVPDYFIRSYLSAGDLDFGLVLLAYVLGTMVFGWVGLFLGPILLALFVQFARGLLPKLTSRALSE, from the coding sequence ATGCTCTCGCGCACCGATTTCGACGTCGACACTCGGACGGCCGTCCTCTGGGCGCTCGGTGCGGCGATCACCGCGGCCGTCGCGTACGCGGTGTTCCAGTTCTTCGGCTCCCTGGTGTTCGCCCTCTTCGCCTACTACGCCTCGCGTCCGATCTACCGGCGACTGGCCGCCAGGACCGACCACCCGGACCTCGCGGTGACGGCGACCGTCCTGCTGTTCACGCTGCCGGTCCTCGCCGTCGCGGGGTACGGTCTCCTCGTCGCCGTCCAGGAACTCGACCGGGCGCTGCTGGCGGCCGGGCTGGATCGGTACCGATCGCTGTTACAACCGTACCTGCACGTCGTCCGGCAGCGGGACCTGCAGGCGATCGTCGCGATGCTCCAGCGCCCGGAGCGGACGCTCGGTCCCCTGGCCCAGCGGGTCCTCAGGCGGGGGTTCGGATTCGTCGTGACGGTCGCGGGGACGGTCCTCGCCGTCCTGGGGCGGCTGTTCCTGGCGCTCGTCTACCTGTTCTACCTCCTGCGCGACGACGGGCGGATCGCCGACTGGTTCCGTCGGATCGCCGACCACGACCCGGACCTGCTGACGTTCGCCGAGGGCGTCGACGACAAGTTGGGAACGCTCTTCTTCGGGAACCTCCTCACCATCGTCACGACCGGCGCGATCGCCGCCGTCACCTACCTCCTGATCGACCGGTTCGTCCCGGCGGGCGGCATCGCGTATCCCGTCCTGCTCGGGGCGCTCATCGGGATCGGGACGCTCGTCCCCGCGGTCGGGATCAAGATCGTCTACCTCCCGTACACGGCGCTCCTCCTGTTCGACGCCCTGGCGGGCGAGACGCCGCTGTGGTTTCCCGCCCTCTTCTTCGTCGTCTCGCTGATCGTCGTCGACACCGTCCCCGACTACTTCATCCGGTCGTACCTCTCGGCGGGCGACCTCGACTTCGGGCTCGTCCTGCTCGCGTACGTCCTCGGGACGATGGTCTTCGGCTGGGTCGGGCTCTTCCTGGGGCCGATCCTGCTCGCGCTGTTCGTTCAATTCGCCCGCGGTCTCCTTCCGAAGCTGACGAGCAGGGCGCTGTCCGAGTGA
- a CDS encoding low temperature requirement protein A: protein MFRSALASLASPALHDAESDPERHATWLELFFDLVFVVAVAELGHLLAENLTPGGIVEFAALFVPVWWVWITHSYYGDVFDDGDAVYPLATLATMFGVVVWSVTFHGALHGGSVGYVLVYLALRALSVGLYLFAASTTPEARTLARRFAAGYSLGLALWVASLAVPEPLRFGLWAIGLAVEALSSPVVYVTLPDVPAQVSHMDERFGLFTIIVLGEAIVAVAAGTAEVEWALAPALAATCGFVVAVCLWWLYFEYSDATVIDRALVSDARGLTRSFVYGYGHLALFASIVATGVGIGAVIDAAAASAALSTSARIVLCGGLGVFLLGLIVVQWAAVQPVAGATAAVRLGAAAAFLLVGVVGVGLPPSILLAGLTALVLCVLGSELVRARRGVAGVEAEI, encoded by the coding sequence ATGTTCCGCTCCGCCCTCGCGTCGCTCGCGTCGCCCGCGCTGCACGACGCGGAGTCCGACCCGGAGCGCCACGCCACGTGGCTCGAACTGTTCTTCGACCTCGTGTTCGTCGTGGCGGTCGCCGAACTGGGACACCTCCTCGCGGAGAACCTCACGCCCGGCGGCATCGTCGAGTTCGCGGCGCTGTTCGTCCCCGTCTGGTGGGTCTGGATCACGCACAGCTACTACGGTGACGTCTTCGACGACGGGGACGCGGTCTACCCCCTCGCCACGCTCGCCACGATGTTCGGCGTCGTCGTCTGGTCGGTGACGTTCCACGGCGCGCTCCACGGCGGGTCGGTCGGGTACGTCCTCGTCTACCTCGCGCTCCGCGCGCTGTCGGTCGGCCTCTACCTCTTCGCCGCCAGCACCACCCCGGAGGCCCGGACGCTGGCGCGGCGGTTCGCGGCCGGCTACTCGCTCGGACTCGCCCTCTGGGTCGCCTCGCTGGCCGTCCCGGAGCCGCTGCGCTTCGGTCTCTGGGCGATCGGCCTCGCGGTCGAGGCGCTCTCCTCGCCGGTCGTCTACGTCACGCTCCCCGACGTGCCGGCGCAGGTGTCGCACATGGACGAGCGCTTCGGCCTCTTCACGATCATCGTCCTCGGGGAGGCGATCGTCGCGGTCGCCGCGGGTACCGCCGAGGTCGAGTGGGCGCTCGCGCCCGCCCTCGCCGCGACCTGTGGGTTCGTCGTCGCCGTCTGCCTGTGGTGGCTCTACTTCGAGTACTCCGACGCGACGGTGATCGACCGCGCGCTCGTGAGCGACGCCCGCGGCCTCACCAGGTCCTTCGTCTACGGATACGGCCACCTCGCGCTGTTCGCCAGCATCGTCGCCACCGGCGTCGGTATCGGCGCGGTCATCGACGCGGCGGCGGCGAGTGCGGCGCTCTCGACCAGCGCGCGCATCGTCCTCTGTGGCGGTCTCGGCGTCTTCCTGCTCGGCCTGATCGTGGTCCAGTGGGCGGCCGTACAGCCCGTCGCCGGCGCGACGGCCGCCGTCCGCCTCGGCGCGGCGGCGGCGTTCCTCCTCGTCGGGGTCGTCGGCGTCGGCCTCCCCCCGTCGATCCTGCTCGCCGGCCTCACGGCGCTGGTGCTCTGCGTCCTCGGATCGGAACTCGTCCGCGCTCGTCGGGGCGTCGCGGGCGTGGAAGCGGAGATCTGA
- the hisF gene encoding imidazole glycerol phosphate synthase subunit HisF: MLTKRIIPCIDVDLDEDGNAAVYTGVHFENLRYTGDPVELAKKYNEAGADEFVFLDITASAEGRETMLSVVERVADECFIPLTVGGGIRTREDIKETLRAGADKVSITTGALERPELITEGARAFGSQCIVISVDARRRFDEAGEHYARVDGESCWFECTKRGGREGTGVDVIEWAREAESRGAGELFVNSIDADGTKDGYDVPLTRAVCEAVSTPVIASSGCGGPEDAYEVFTEAGADAALAASIFHFEEYTIGEVKEYLAERGVPVRR; encoded by the coding sequence ATGCTGACCAAGCGGATCATCCCGTGCATCGACGTGGACCTGGACGAGGACGGGAACGCGGCGGTCTACACGGGGGTCCACTTCGAGAACCTCAGGTACACCGGCGATCCGGTCGAACTGGCGAAGAAGTACAACGAGGCGGGCGCGGACGAGTTCGTCTTCCTCGACATCACCGCGAGCGCGGAGGGCCGAGAGACGATGCTGTCGGTCGTAGAGCGCGTCGCCGACGAGTGCTTCATCCCCCTCACGGTGGGCGGCGGCATCCGCACCCGCGAGGACATCAAGGAGACGCTCCGCGCCGGGGCTGACAAGGTCTCCATCACCACGGGCGCGCTCGAGCGCCCCGAACTCATCACGGAGGGCGCGAGGGCGTTCGGCAGCCAGTGCATCGTCATCAGCGTCGACGCCCGGCGACGCTTCGACGAGGCGGGCGAGCACTACGCGCGGGTCGACGGCGAGTCCTGCTGGTTCGAGTGCACCAAGCGGGGCGGCCGAGAGGGGACCGGCGTCGACGTGATCGAGTGGGCGCGAGAGGCCGAATCGCGCGGGGCGGGTGAACTGTTCGTCAACTCCATCGACGCCGACGGCACGAAGGACGGCTACGACGTCCCGCTCACGAGAGCGGTCTGCGAGGCCGTCTCGACGCCGGTCATCGCCTCCTCCGGCTGCGGCGGCCCCGAGGACGCCTACGAGGTGTTCACCGAGGCGGGGGCGGACGCCGCGCTCGCCGCCTCAATCTTCCACTTCGAGGAGTACACCATCGGCGAGGTCAAGGAGTACCTCGCGGAGCGGGGCGTGCCGGTCCGCCGCTGA
- a CDS encoding OadG family protein, giving the protein MSDSPSDAGDVGVDTEHEHHESDTPEPRPDERQTAPQGPYTTGQVTTGFVVALVGMAVVFGVPILLTLS; this is encoded by the coding sequence ATGAGCGACAGTCCCAGCGACGCCGGCGACGTCGGCGTGGACACGGAACACGAGCACCACGAGAGCGACACGCCCGAACCGCGCCCCGACGAGCGCCAGACGGCCCCGCAGGGACCCTACACGACGGGGCAGGTGACGACCGGGTTCGTCGTCGCGCTCGTCGGGATGGCCGTCGTCTTCGGCGTCCCGATCCTGCTCACGCTGTCCTGA
- a CDS encoding ABC transporter substrate-binding protein yields MARESARTRTTRRRVIGGAASASLAATAGCLEGVWNTAGRERAEQLSLRIKTLPTDADPYAVRIARALAGALEAVGVDTELLPMAEEALLRDLLVNHDFDLYVAPHPGGRDPDFLRPFLHSRYAGERGWQNPLGYTDLSVDELLDEQRRREGAARSAALADLQTAIAEAQPFTVVAFPDDIVAARRDRFTGWTRTPPTGPLGFLAVDRAEATRPTVLRALLRDARATNNLNPLAAEHRDRGTVLGLVYDSLGRPYRGEVRPWLAREWEWTGGDGDCRARVTLRRADWHDGRPVTARDVAFTYRFLDDTSLGEAEAPVPAGRFRGEGSLVADVRAVGERVVEFDFEAVAPSVAERAFTVPVLPRHVWRERTDPATVAGVSVGARTTEALVWGNSRPIGSGPLRVDAVEPNERLVLSRVGGHFLERVDGDLGAAVGGRPAFDRLELYPVPSDSVAVELLAEGRADVVAGALGSSVAPEIGRAPALSLLARRSPSFYHVGYNARRAPLSNVRFRRAVARLLDRAALVESVFDGYAAPAVSPLAATGSVAPELAWDGEAPILPFVGEDGDLDVERARAQFVEAGYRYREGRLLHG; encoded by the coding sequence ATGGCTCGCGAATCAGCGCGCACACGAACGACGCGCAGGCGGGTGATCGGCGGAGCGGCGAGCGCCTCGCTCGCCGCCACCGCCGGCTGTCTCGAGGGCGTCTGGAACACCGCGGGGCGGGAGCGGGCGGAACAGCTCTCGCTTCGCATCAAGACGCTCCCGACCGACGCCGATCCGTACGCCGTTCGCATCGCCCGGGCGCTGGCGGGCGCGCTGGAGGCGGTCGGCGTCGACACGGAACTGCTGCCGATGGCGGAGGAGGCCCTGCTCCGCGACCTGCTCGTCAACCACGACTTCGACCTCTACGTCGCGCCCCATCCCGGTGGCCGCGATCCGGACTTCCTGCGTCCGTTCCTGCACTCGCGGTACGCGGGCGAGCGGGGCTGGCAGAACCCGCTCGGCTACACCGACCTGTCGGTGGACGAACTGCTCGACGAACAGCGTCGCCGCGAGGGGGCGGCCCGGTCGGCGGCCCTCGCCGACCTGCAGACGGCGATCGCGGAGGCGCAACCGTTCACGGTCGTGGCGTTTCCGGACGACATCGTCGCGGCGCGGCGGGATCGGTTCACGGGGTGGACGCGGACGCCGCCGACGGGACCGCTCGGGTTCCTCGCGGTCGATCGGGCCGAAGCCACCCGTCCAACGGTCCTCCGCGCCCTGCTCCGCGACGCGCGCGCCACGAACAACCTCAACCCGCTCGCGGCGGAACACCGCGACCGGGGGACGGTCCTGGGACTGGTGTACGACTCGCTGGGTCGCCCCTACCGGGGCGAGGTCCGCCCCTGGCTCGCGCGTGAGTGGGAGTGGACCGGGGGCGACGGCGACTGTCGGGCGAGGGTCACCCTCCGGCGGGCCGACTGGCACGACGGGCGTCCCGTCACCGCCCGCGACGTGGCGTTCACCTACCGGTTCCTCGACGACACCTCGCTCGGCGAGGCGGAGGCCCCCGTTCCGGCGGGGCGGTTCCGCGGCGAGGGGTCGCTCGTTGCGGACGTGCGCGCGGTCGGCGAGCGGGTCGTCGAGTTCGACTTCGAGGCGGTCGCGCCGTCGGTCGCGGAGCGGGCGTTCACCGTCCCGGTGCTTCCGCGGCACGTCTGGCGCGAGCGAACGGACCCCGCGACGGTCGCGGGCGTGTCGGTCGGCGCGCGGACGACGGAGGCGCTCGTCTGGGGGAACTCCCGTCCGATCGGGAGCGGACCGCTCCGGGTGGACGCGGTCGAACCGAACGAGCGCCTCGTCCTCTCGCGCGTCGGGGGGCACTTCCTCGAGCGGGTCGACGGCGACCTCGGCGCGGCCGTCGGGGGGCGCCCCGCGTTCGACCGGCTGGAGCTGTACCCCGTTCCCTCGGACTCCGTGGCGGTCGAACTGCTCGCGGAGGGACGGGCCGACGTGGTCGCCGGCGCGCTCGGCTCGTCGGTCGCACCGGAAATTGGCCGCGCGCCCGCGCTCTCACTGCTCGCCCGCCGCTCGCCGTCGTTCTACCACGTCGGCTACAACGCGCGTCGCGCGCCCCTGTCGAACGTCCGGTTCCGACGGGCGGTCGCCCGCCTGCTCGACCGGGCGGCCCTCGTCGAGTCGGTCTTCGACGGCTACGCCGCCCCCGCGGTCAGCCCGCTCGCGGCGACCGGGAGCGTCGCACCCGAGTTGGCGTGGGACGGCGAGGCCCCGATCCTCCCGTTCGTCGGGGAGGACGGCGACCTCGACGTCGAGCGGGCCAGAGCACAGTTCGTCGAAGCCGGCTACCGATACCGGGAGGGCCGCCTCCTCCATGGGTGA
- a CDS encoding dolichyl-phosphate hexose transferase has translation MSLTLDRGRTETYTFDDVSVVMGTYNEEAAIGTVLDDVARVTDGRAEVVCVDGSSDRTPEIARERGARVVQQRPRGYGVAVEAALASATRPVVVTVDCDDTYPMERLPDFLDAINAGYDVVSGDRLYHGARAMPPVNRLGNRAFALLASLLAGRRLHDVTTGMRAYRREVVDRIEWTENTGLSAELLVRPVVRGYAVRELPIEYGERAGETTLDPLSGGAAIATSIVRVGLEERVRKLR, from the coding sequence ATGAGTCTGACACTCGATCGCGGGCGGACCGAGACGTACACGTTCGACGACGTGAGCGTCGTCATGGGGACGTACAACGAGGAGGCGGCGATCGGAACCGTCCTCGACGACGTTGCGCGCGTGACGGACGGTCGCGCCGAGGTCGTCTGCGTCGACGGGTCGTCGGATCGGACGCCGGAGATCGCCCGCGAGCGCGGCGCGCGCGTCGTCCAGCAGCGACCGCGGGGCTACGGCGTGGCGGTCGAGGCGGCGCTCGCGAGCGCGACCCGGCCGGTCGTCGTCACGGTCGACTGCGACGACACCTACCCGATGGAGCGCCTCCCCGACTTCCTCGACGCGATCAACGCGGGCTACGACGTGGTCAGCGGCGACCGCCTGTACCACGGCGCGCGGGCGATGCCGCCGGTGAACCGGCTCGGGAACCGCGCGTTCGCGCTGCTGGCCAGTCTGCTCGCGGGTCGCCGCCTCCACGACGTGACGACCGGCATGCGCGCCTACCGGCGGGAGGTCGTCGACCGCATCGAGTGGACGGAGAACACGGGGCTGTCGGCCGAACTCCTCGTCAGGCCGGTCGTGCGCGGGTACGCCGTCCGCGAACTCCCCATCGAGTACGGGGAGCGGGCGGGCGAGACGACGCTCGACCCCCTCTCCGGGGGCGCGGCCATCGCGACGTCGATCGTCCGCGTCGGCCTCGAAGAGCGCGTTCGGAAACTGCGTTGA
- a CDS encoding GMC family oxidoreductase: protein MSDGSGGSDGTRAGTGGEADRRPSGRVDVCVIGSGPAGALVAATLARRGRDVVVLEAGRRFDPAERLRQMERSIRPGGGSVWEMGGARDAFTSPGERRYPLNAARVKGVGGSTLHWQGMVMRLHELDFERRTREGVADDWPIGYDDLAPYYARAERELGVAGAVDDPFAPPRDGPFPMPAFPPSYGDSLFADACERLGVAMHSVGNARNSEAYDGRGPCVGYGTCKPVCPSGAKYTAEVHVAEAEAEGARVVDRAAVQRLEHGDSGEVVEAAVYATPDGEEHRQEARRFVVACGGVETPRLLLLSASDRHPDGLANSSGLVGRYFMDHLFAGVGGRLDEPTRQNHVGFITSECHQFYDDPGRATRGIPGTDADVGSIKLEFLNYAGPSPVEMALGAEEWGDDLLSVLREAYGNEIAMGALVGQLPRRENRVALDRSRTDDHGNPVPAIHWRIDDRTKRTIERANEIQRAILSELGVEITWTVGPENTGPAFHHMGTTRMGTDPEESVVDSTLRTHDLDNCWIASSGVFVTSGAMNPTLTIAALALRVADHVDETL, encoded by the coding sequence ATGAGCGACGGGAGCGGCGGGAGCGACGGGACCCGCGCGGGAACGGGCGGGGAGGCGGACCGCCGACCCTCGGGACGGGTCGACGTCTGCGTGATCGGGTCGGGACCGGCGGGCGCGCTCGTCGCCGCGACGCTCGCCCGGCGGGGGCGCGACGTGGTCGTGCTGGAGGCGGGTCGGCGGTTCGACCCCGCAGAGCGCCTGCGGCAGATGGAGCGGAGCATCCGCCCCGGCGGCGGGTCGGTGTGGGAGATGGGCGGCGCGCGCGACGCGTTCACCTCGCCGGGGGAGCGACGCTACCCGCTCAACGCCGCCCGGGTGAAGGGCGTCGGCGGGTCGACGCTCCACTGGCAGGGGATGGTGATGCGCCTGCACGAACTCGACTTCGAGCGGCGCACCCGCGAGGGGGTGGCCGACGACTGGCCGATCGGGTACGACGACCTCGCGCCGTACTACGCGCGGGCCGAGCGCGAACTCGGCGTCGCCGGCGCGGTCGACGACCCCTTCGCGCCGCCCCGGGACGGGCCGTTCCCGATGCCCGCCTTCCCGCCCTCCTACGGCGACTCGCTCTTCGCCGACGCCTGCGAGCGACTGGGCGTGGCGATGCACTCCGTGGGCAACGCCCGCAACTCGGAGGCCTACGACGGGCGCGGCCCGTGCGTCGGCTACGGCACCTGCAAGCCCGTCTGCCCCTCCGGGGCGAAGTACACCGCCGAGGTCCACGTCGCCGAGGCCGAGGCCGAGGGGGCTCGCGTCGTCGACCGGGCGGCGGTCCAGCGCCTCGAACACGGCGACTCCGGCGAGGTCGTCGAGGCGGCCGTCTACGCCACCCCCGACGGCGAGGAGCACCGACAGGAGGCCCGCCGGTTCGTCGTCGCCTGCGGCGGCGTCGAGACGCCCCGCCTGCTCCTCCTGTCGGCGTCCGACCGGCACCCCGACGGCCTCGCCAACTCCAGCGGGCTCGTGGGACGCTACTTCATGGATCACCTGTTCGCGGGCGTGGGCGGCCGGCTCGACGAGCCGACGCGGCAGAACCACGTCGGGTTCATCACCAGCGAGTGCCACCAGTTCTACGACGATCCGGGCCGCGCGACGCGCGGGATCCCCGGAACGGACGCCGACGTGGGGAGTATCAAACTGGAGTTCCTCAACTACGCCGGCCCCTCGCCGGTCGAAATGGCCCTCGGGGCCGAGGAGTGGGGCGACGACCTGCTCTCCGTTCTGCGGGAGGCGTACGGGAACGAGATCGCCATGGGGGCGCTGGTCGGTCAGCTCCCCCGGCGGGAGAACCGCGTCGCGCTCGACCGCTCGCGGACCGACGACCACGGCAACCCCGTGCCGGCGATCCACTGGCGGATCGACGACCGGACGAAGCGCACCATCGAGCGGGCCAACGAGATCCAGCGGGCGATCCTCTCCGAACTCGGCGTCGAGATCACCTGGACCGTCGGCCCCGAGAACACCGGTCCCGCCTTCCACCACATGGGGACGACGCGGATGGGGACCGATCCGGAGGAGAGCGTCGTCGACTCGACGCTTCGGACCCACGACCTCGACAACTGCTGGATCGCGTCGAGCGGCGTCTTCGTCACGAGCGGCGCGATGAACCCCACCCTGACGATCGCGGCGCTGGCCCTTCGCGTAGCGGACCACGTCGACGAGACGCTCTGA